CAAGCCCCACACCGCCCTGGTCACCGCCGTGGCCGCCGGCGGCTCCTGCCTGGCAGCAGTACTGCGCACTTCGTGAAAAACCAGCGGGGCATAAGAGCTGCCCTGGAGGCGCCGGTGCATTGCTCGCTTCGCAAAAAAATGGGACAAAAACCCTTAATCTGTCGCTAAGCCAAGGAACAGCTTCTGCAGCGTGCGGCGGATGCGGGGTTCGTGGGTGCCGGGCCAGTACACCTTGCCGCAGGAAGTGCAACGGGAAAAGCGCGGGGCGTGGGTGGCCACGTAGGGGGGCACGAGGTGCAGCACCTCTTCCCGCTCCACCGGCACCACCTCGCCGTTGCAGGCAGAGCAGCGGGTGAAAAACCGCGTTTCATCCACGGAAAGGGCAAGCCGCGATTGCAGCTCCGCCACCTGCTGCGCCACCGTGGCTCCGGAAAGCAAAAGCACCCGGGGGCCGGCTTTGGCTGCCAAGCGCCGGTCGCAGGTTAAAAGCCAGCGGCCCTGGGTGCGGGCCAAGGCGGCCAGCTGCGCATCTTCCAGCTTGGGGTCGTAAAAGGTGTCAAAGCCGGCGAAGCGCAGCCAGCGGGCGAGGCTCCCCAGCATGGCGTCACAGGCAAAGGTGGGCTGGGCTTCCACAGGGGCATTTTAGTTTCCGGCACTTCGTGTTAGCATCAAGGTGATGCTTGCTCATGGGGCGAGCGGGAGGTGAGCATGAGCTACACGGAGGAGCTCCGCGCCAAGTTGGCTCAGGAAGACCCGGAGTTCAGGGAGCTTTACGAAGCACACCAGGCGAAGGAGCGCCGGCTCCAGGAGCTTTCCCGCAAGACCTTCCTCACCGCCGAGGAAGAGCAAGAGGAAAAAAGGCTCAAAAAGGAAAAGCTGCAGCTTAAGGACAAAATGGAAGCCCTCATACGCGCCAAGGCTCGCCCGGCCTGATCTCCGATGATGCGGCTTCACCGCGCAGGAATTCCGTATTTGGCGTGGACTGCCCTTGCAGCCCTAGGGAGCTTCCTCTTCGGTTACCCCTGGCTTTCTGCGGTTTTCCTCGTGCTGATGCTGGGCTTTGCCGCGTTTTTCCGACACCCCGAACGGCACTCCGCAAGCCCACCGGAGGTGGTGGTGTCCCCCGCCGACGGGCGGGTGGTGGCGGTGGGGGAGTGTCCGGAGTGGGTTAAAAGCAAGGGGCTTGCCCAATCCGTGGCCATTTTTATGTCCCCAGCCAACGTTCACGTGAACCGGGCACCGGCGGCCGGAAACGTGGTAGAAGCGTACTGGCGCAAGGGGAAGAAGTGGCCGGCCTACCGGCCCAAGGCCAGCGAGCTCAACGAGCACGCCTTTGTCCTGCTGCAAACGGCCTTCGGACCGGTCGCCTACCGGCAAATTGCCGGGGCTTTAGCCCGCCGGGTGGTTTGCGAGGTGACCCCGGGGATGCAGCTGGAGCGCGGGCAGCCGGTGGGGATCATCAAGTTTTCCTCGCGGGTAGAGCTTTACCTCCCGGCCCACGCCCGGATCCTGGTGAAGGTGGGGGACCGCACCAGGGCCGGTGAAACGCCGGTGGCAAGCTTCGGGGAAGGGCCGCAGGCATGAGGCTTCGCCGCCCGAAAAGGCCCAGCCGCGAGTCGTTCCGCCGGGGCATCTTCCTGCTCCCCTCGCTTTTTACCGTTGGCAACATGCTGGCCGGATTTGCCTCCATCCTCCACTCCATCGGTGGCAGGCTGGAGCAGGCGGGCTGGCTCATCTTCCTTGCGGGCATTCTCGACGGCTTGGACGGCCGCATTGCCCGGCTCACCAAGTCCACCTCGGAGTTTGGCAAGGAGTACGACTCTCTGGCCGATGTGGTGAGCTTTGGGGTGGCGCCGGCGGTGCTGGCGTTTCAATGGGGGCTTTCGGGGATGGGGCGGCTGGGGTGGGTGGCGGCGTTTTTGTTCGTGGTGGCGGGTTCTGTGCGCCTGGCGCGCTTCAACGTGCGCGCTGACCATGGGGATCGGCGCTACTTCGTGGGCTTGCCCATCCCCGGGGGAGCGGGCGCGGTGACGCTTTTGGTGCTCATTGCTCCGGAGCCGGTGCTCACCCCCACGGGAAGCCTTCTGGTTTGCCTTTTCGTTTTGACGGTGGCCCTGCTCATGGTTTCCACGATCCGCTACCGCTCCTTTAAGGACCTGGATTTGCGCCAGCGATGGCCCGCCAAGGCCTTTTTCTTCATTGCCGCGGTGCTTTCGCTTGTGGCTTTTTCGCCGCTGCCGGCCATGGGCGTGATGCTGGGCATTTACCTGCTTTCGGGGCCTGTGGGTTGGCTCCTCCACCGCCTGCGCCGGGAGCGCACGGCTTCCCCACCCAAGGAGGTTTCCGTTGGCGAAGGCAGCTAAGGTCACCATCCTGGATCCCACCTCGCTTGTGGGGGACGAGCTGGTCCCCCGCCTGGCCGCCCAGGCGCCGGAGGTTTCCCGCCAGTACTTTCACTCCCAGGCCTCCGGGGATCACCTGATCGTGGAGGTGGGAGGTGAAGCCGCAGTGGTGGCCCCCCTCACCGATGTAGGCGAGCTGGAAGACGCGGGGCTGGTGGTGATTACCGATAACCCCGCCAAGAGCTTGGGGCAAAAGCTTGCCGATTTTTTGACCGCTCATCCCGAAATCCCCTGCGTGGATCTCTCCCGCCCTGGGGTGCTCCCGGGACCTCCGGCCTTTTGGCCGCTGGCCGGTGAAAACCGCCTGCTGTTTCCTGACCCGGCGCTGATCCTGCCGGCCATGGTGTTGCGGGCGCTGGCCCCGCTGAACCCCCGTCGGGCGTTTTTCTCGGTGCTCTCGCCGGTTTCCACCTTAGGGGGAGAGGCCGTGGACGAACTGGCCGCGCAAGCGGTGGCCCGGCTTTCCGGGGAAAAGCCCAAAACCCGGGTGCTGCCCACGGTCATGGCCTTTGATGCCTTTCCCTACCCGGAGCGTGACTTTGGCCGCCTGGAAAGCCAGCTAGCGGCCATGTTTCCGCAGGTGGAGATGGGCTTCCACTCGATCTTTGCGGGCGTTTTCCATGCCCATGCGGCGCACGCCACGGTGACTTTAGCCAGTCCGGCTCGGGAAGCGCAGGTGCGGGAGCTGCTCACGGAAGCAGGCTTCGTGCCCCACCGGGGGCGCAAGCCCCTCACCCCCTCCCAGGGCGCCGGCCAGGACCAAGCCATTGCCTGGGTTCTGGCCACCCGGGGGGAAACCGTAAGCCTTTGGGCGGTGGGGGATCACCTGCTGTTACAGGCTAAAACGGCCTGCGAGGCGGTCCTGCAGCTGCTTGCTACTTCCCCTGCTGCGTAGGCACCGGCCCACCTGCCTCCCGACCGTCACCCAAACGCACCGTACACCTCGCCCCAATTTCTTTGGGCCGAGAAAGGAAGCTCACGGTGGCCACGTCCACCGTGCTTTGCGGGGGCACCACCTTGAGGTACAAACGCACCACCGAGGCAGCGCCGCGGGGCGCTCGGACGAAGCCGGGGGCGAGCTTACCGAAGTCGGCACCTGAGCCGGCCAAAAGCGTCACGTCCCGCACTTCGGTGCCGGAAAAGGTGAGGTCCAAGAAGTTGCCGGTGGTGGCAAAGGCGCTGGCAAAGGGCGTGGGGTTTTGCAGGCTCACCTTGAGGGTAGTGGGGGACTCCCACTGGATCTTAACCACCGGCCGGGGGGCTGGGCCCTCTCCGGAGAGGAACGCCACGAACGCTTCCCAGGTAAACCCCAAAGCCGGTGCGGGGGGAAGCTCCCCCACGCTGTCCCAACCGAGA
The genomic region above belongs to Thermoanaerobaculum aquaticum and contains:
- a CDS encoding Mut7-C RNAse domain-containing protein; protein product: MEAQPTFACDAMLGSLARWLRFAGFDTFYDPKLEDAQLAALARTQGRWLLTCDRRLAAKAGPRVLLLSGATVAQQVAELQSRLALSVDETRFFTRCSACNGEVVPVEREEVLHLVPPYVATHAPRFSRCTSCGKVYWPGTHEPRIRRTLQKLFLGLATD
- a CDS encoding DUF465 domain-containing protein, which produces MSYTEELRAKLAQEDPEFRELYEAHQAKERRLQELSRKTFLTAEEEQEEKRLKKEKLQLKDKMEALIRAKARPA
- a CDS encoding phosphatidylserine decarboxylase; amino-acid sequence: MAWTALAALGSFLFGYPWLSAVFLVLMLGFAAFFRHPERHSASPPEVVVSPADGRVVAVGECPEWVKSKGLAQSVAIFMSPANVHVNRAPAAGNVVEAYWRKGKKWPAYRPKASELNEHAFVLLQTAFGPVAYRQIAGALARRVVCEVTPGMQLERGQPVGIIKFSSRVELYLPAHARILVKVGDRTRAGETPVASFGEGPQA
- the pssA gene encoding CDP-diacylglycerol--serine O-phosphatidyltransferase, with translation MRLRRPKRPSRESFRRGIFLLPSLFTVGNMLAGFASILHSIGGRLEQAGWLIFLAGILDGLDGRIARLTKSTSEFGKEYDSLADVVSFGVAPAVLAFQWGLSGMGRLGWVAAFLFVVAGSVRLARFNVRADHGDRRYFVGLPIPGGAGAVTLLVLIAPEPVLTPTGSLLVCLFVLTVALLMVSTIRYRSFKDLDLRQRWPAKAFFFIAAVLSLVAFSPLPAMGVMLGIYLLSGPVGWLLHRLRRERTASPPKEVSVGEGS